A DNA window from Jaculus jaculus isolate mJacJac1 chromosome 1, mJacJac1.mat.Y.cur, whole genome shotgun sequence contains the following coding sequences:
- the Fam163a gene encoding protein FAM163A: MTAGTVVITGGILATVILLCIIAVLCYCRLQYYCCKKSTGEDAEEEEEEEEHDLPIHPRGPSCNACSSQALDGRGSLAPLTTEPCSQPCGVVASHCTTCSPYHSPFYIRTADMVPNGDGGERLSFAPTYYKEGGPPSLKVAAPQSYPVTWPGSGREAFTNPRAISTDV, translated from the exons ATGACAGCGGGAACAGTCGTGATCACTGGCGGTATCCTAGCTACCGTGATTCTCCTGTGCATCATCGCTGTCCTGTGCTACTGCAGGCTCCAG TATTACTGCTGCAAGAAAAGCACAGGAGAGGatgcagaggaagaggaggaggaagaggagcatgACCTTCCCATCCATCCGAGAGGCCCCTCCTGCAACGCCTGCAGCTCCCAAGCCCTGGACGGCAGAGGCAGCCTGGCACCTCTCACCACCGAGCCCTGCAGCCAGCCTTGTGGGGTGGTGGCCAGCCACTGCACCACTTGTTCCCCATACCACTCCCCTTTTTACATACGGACAGCTGACATGGTGCCCAATGGGGACGGAGGCGAGAGGCTCTCCTTTGCTCCCACATACTACAAAGAGGGAGGACCCCCATCCCTCAAAGTGGCAGCACCCCAGAGTTACCCGGTGACCTGGCCAGGCTCGGGGCGCGAGGCCTTCACTAATCCAAGGGCTATTAGTACAGATGTGTAA